Proteins from a single region of Polynucleobacter sp. KF022:
- a CDS encoding DUF2452 domain-containing protein has protein sequence MRIEDTDPARHAGIEYPMEVGAPVFAPIKVTEEKDKAVNVARQNAKLEYDRIMEQAEVLMKQAKALQARLDATEMVHSAKFSFNPIHGKIYHLYYDGRNGVNVLIQNGPKEWSCGIPESWTYSMAVKKLGDSTWAVIEENALTV, from the coding sequence CAGCGCGTCATGCAGGGATTGAATATCCAATGGAGGTGGGCGCCCCTGTATTTGCTCCTATCAAGGTTACAGAAGAAAAAGACAAGGCTGTCAACGTAGCGCGTCAGAATGCTAAGTTGGAATACGACCGCATTATGGAGCAAGCTGAGGTTTTGATGAAGCAGGCGAAAGCTTTGCAAGCAAGACTCGATGCTACTGAGATGGTGCACAGCGCTAAATTTAGCTTTAATCCAATTCATGGAAAAATTTATCACTTGTACTATGACGGCAGGAATGGCGTTAATGTCTTAATCCAGAATGGTCCAAAAGAATGGAGTTGCGGTATTCCTGAGAGTTGGACCTATTCAATGGCAGTGAAGAAGTTGGGTGATAGTACTTGGGCGGTAATTGAGGAAAATGCCCTTACTGTATGA
- a CDS encoding quinone oxidoreductase codes for MTKARVVSLTELGGADVIKVIDKELPPPAKGEVQIRQTAIGFNFIDVYQRSGVYPLEMPTGLGHEAAGVVEAVGEGVTDFKVGDHVVYMNAGIGAYASARNVAADKLVLIPAGISDEVAAAVFFKAMTAQYLVQKTYKVKAGDVVLVHAAAGGVGQILAGWAKALGAFVVGTVGSPAKFAAAKEAGCDTVVDYSQPNWVEEVIKATGGKKANVVYDSVAKTTFLGSLDCAAPFGTVALFGAASGPAPEIQPEILNKKGCLFLTRPSVFPHNATAALLKENAKAVFDAIAKGQVKVQIGAKFSLEQAADAHRAAEGRKVSGAIVMTP; via the coding sequence GTGACAAAAGCTCGAGTTGTTAGTCTGACTGAATTAGGCGGTGCAGACGTAATTAAGGTAATCGACAAAGAATTGCCTCCACCTGCAAAAGGTGAAGTGCAGATTCGTCAAACTGCGATTGGATTTAATTTCATTGACGTTTATCAGCGCTCTGGTGTGTACCCGCTCGAGATGCCTACTGGCCTCGGTCATGAGGCTGCTGGTGTTGTTGAGGCTGTGGGCGAAGGCGTTACTGACTTTAAAGTTGGCGATCACGTGGTTTACATGAATGCTGGAATTGGTGCATATGCTAGCGCTCGTAATGTTGCTGCTGATAAATTGGTTTTGATACCAGCTGGCATCTCTGATGAAGTAGCTGCAGCGGTTTTCTTTAAGGCAATGACTGCGCAATACCTAGTTCAGAAAACATACAAAGTAAAAGCAGGAGATGTTGTACTTGTTCATGCTGCTGCAGGTGGTGTTGGTCAAATTTTAGCTGGCTGGGCAAAAGCCTTGGGTGCTTTTGTTGTTGGTACAGTGGGTTCACCAGCAAAGTTCGCTGCCGCTAAGGAGGCAGGCTGTGACACCGTAGTTGATTACTCTCAACCAAATTGGGTTGAAGAGGTCATTAAGGCAACTGGTGGCAAAAAAGCTAACGTGGTTTACGACTCTGTTGCAAAGACTACTTTCTTGGGATCCTTGGATTGTGCCGCTCCGTTTGGCACGGTGGCCTTGTTCGGCGCCGCATCAGGACCAGCCCCAGAGATTCAGCCAGAAATCTTAAACAAGAAGGGCTGTCTATTTTTAACAAGACCTTCTGTATTTCCGCACAATGCAACTGCAGCCTTGTTAAAAGAAAATGCCAAAGCAGTCTTTGATGCAATTGCCAAAGGTCAGGTCAAAGTACAAATTGGCGCGAAGTTTTCCTTGGAGCAAGCGGCAGACGCACACCGTGCTGCTGAGGGTAGAAAAGTTTCTGGCGCAATTGTGATGACGCCATAG
- a CDS encoding flavodoxin family protein, with translation MTKKIAVVFHSGYGHTVKQAEAVAKGAGATLVAIDAEGNLTDAQWATLNEADAIVFGSPTYMGTVSWQFKKFADASSKQWFSQQWKDKVFGGFTNSATMNGDKHSTLHYFFTLAMQHNGLWVGTGLMPSNSKAAKRDDINYVGSSAGAMMQTPSDASVDEVNAGDLETARLYGQRIAEITKRLN, from the coding sequence ATGACAAAAAAAATTGCAGTGGTATTTCATAGTGGCTATGGGCACACGGTAAAACAGGCGGAAGCGGTTGCAAAAGGAGCTGGCGCTACATTGGTAGCAATTGATGCTGAGGGCAATTTGACGGATGCACAGTGGGCAACTTTGAATGAAGCGGATGCAATCGTTTTTGGTTCGCCAACTTATATGGGAACCGTCAGCTGGCAATTTAAAAAGTTTGCTGATGCGAGCTCCAAGCAATGGTTCTCTCAGCAATGGAAAGATAAAGTGTTTGGCGGTTTTACTAATTCAGCCACGATGAATGGCGATAAGCATTCAACTTTGCATTATTTCTTTACCTTGGCCATGCAGCACAATGGTTTATGGGTGGGAACTGGGTTGATGCCTTCCAACTCAAAAGCCGCTAAACGTGATGACATTAACTATGTTGGTTCTTCTGCAGGAGCTATGATGCAGACTCCCTCGGATGCGAGTGTGGATGAGGTGAATGCCGGTGACTTAGAGACTGCTAGACTCTATGGGCAGCGTATTGCTGAAATTACCAAGCGTCTGAATTAA
- the ccmA gene encoding cytochrome c biogenesis heme-transporting ATPase CcmA encodes MTVDNSSTSSNSTLSLEARALACVRGERRLFEDLHLKVSGGECLHVRGENGVGKTSLLRLLTGLSKPEAGEIFWNGISIAKDTSAYHRELLFMGHRDALKEDLTALENLQIYAALDDIQLLGEKALSALWRFGLRGREHLPVNCLSAGQKRRVLMARMLTRQAKLWILDEPFNALDIHAVQALQDLIAEHLKFGGLVVLTSHQEVNLPHVRTLDL; translated from the coding sequence ATGACAGTCGATAACTCTTCCACCTCCAGCAACTCTACCTTGTCGCTTGAAGCGCGAGCTCTTGCTTGTGTACGCGGTGAAAGAAGATTGTTTGAAGATCTTCACTTAAAGGTTTCTGGTGGAGAGTGCCTTCATGTGCGCGGAGAAAATGGCGTTGGAAAAACTAGCTTACTCAGACTCCTGACGGGTTTATCAAAGCCAGAGGCTGGCGAGATTTTTTGGAATGGAATATCTATTGCTAAAGATACTTCTGCCTATCATCGCGAACTCTTGTTTATGGGACATCGCGACGCCTTAAAGGAAGATCTCACTGCGCTAGAAAATTTACAGATCTATGCTGCATTAGATGATATTCAATTGCTAGGCGAGAAGGCTTTATCAGCCCTCTGGCGCTTTGGATTACGTGGGCGTGAACACTTGCCAGTCAATTGTTTGTCGGCTGGGCAAAAGCGTCGCGTCTTGATGGCGCGCATGCTGACGCGGCAAGCAAAGCTATGGATTCTCGACGAACCATTTAATGCGCTGGATATTCATGCTGTGCAAGCTTTGCAAGATCTTATTGCTGAGCATCTGAAGTTTGGGGGTTTGGTGGTGTTGACTAGCCATCAAGAGGTCAATCTTCCTCATGTGAGGACGCTTGATCTATGA
- a CDS encoding carboxypeptidase regulatory-like domain-containing protein, with product MKTLLKIIFSTHLILMSALSLAQIPETQYSQGISYITGGVGEGETVAILAEAKQWPLLLEMSQIENGRGVWIFGATIKIMSSNKKQMIFDAQADGPYMLINLTPGDYVIEAVYEGVVQRRILSIKPETPQKISLFWK from the coding sequence ATGAAAACACTTCTAAAAATAATTTTTTCCACGCATTTGATTTTGATGAGCGCTTTGTCTTTGGCTCAAATTCCAGAAACACAGTATTCACAAGGCATTTCTTACATCACTGGCGGTGTTGGTGAGGGTGAGACAGTAGCCATTCTTGCCGAGGCAAAGCAATGGCCTTTATTGCTGGAAATGTCGCAGATTGAGAATGGTAGAGGTGTTTGGATATTTGGAGCAACTATCAAAATCATGAGCTCAAATAAAAAGCAGATGATCTTTGACGCCCAAGCAGATGGCCCTTACATGCTGATTAATCTTACGCCCGGAGATTATGTGATTGAAGCGGTATATGAAGGGGTTGTTCAAAGGCGAATACTTTCTATTAAGCCTGAAACGCCGCAAAAAATTTCTTTATTCTGGAAATAA